A DNA window from Armatimonadota bacterium contains the following coding sequences:
- a CDS encoding beta-ketoacyl-ACP reductase, whose amino-acid sequence MGVRDRVAIVTGAGQGIGKGIARRLAAEGARVVVNDVVAERAEQVAARIREAGGQAIAVVADVGRKEGAEQLASRALEAFGQVDILVNNAGIARDRWLVKMSEEDWDEVLRVNLKSQFLCCQAVVPHMMERKYGRIVNISSRAWLGGPGQANYAASKGGVVSLTRTLALELAKFGITVNCIAPALIDTPLFRSLKEDVQHWLVQTVPVGRIGTPEDVAHAVVFFASEEASYITGQVLYVCGGRSLGGAS is encoded by the coding sequence GTGGGTGTGCGGGATCGGGTAGCCATCGTCACAGGGGCGGGGCAGGGCATCGGGAAGGGGATCGCACGGCGTCTGGCCGCGGAGGGCGCCCGGGTGGTGGTGAACGACGTGGTGGCGGAGCGGGCGGAGCAGGTGGCCGCCCGCATCCGGGAGGCGGGCGGGCAGGCCATCGCGGTGGTGGCGGATGTGGGCCGCAAGGAGGGGGCCGAACAGCTGGCCAGCCGGGCCCTGGAGGCCTTCGGGCAGGTGGACATCCTGGTGAACAACGCGGGCATCGCCCGGGACCGGTGGCTGGTGAAGATGAGCGAGGAGGACTGGGACGAGGTCCTGCGGGTGAACCTCAAAAGCCAGTTCCTGTGCTGCCAGGCGGTGGTGCCGCACATGATGGAACGCAAGTACGGCCGCATCGTGAACATCTCCAGCCGGGCCTGGCTGGGCGGGCCGGGTCAGGCCAACTACGCGGCCAGCAAGGGGGGCGTGGTGAGCCTCACCCGGACCCTGGCGTTGGAGCTGGCCAAGTTCGGCATCACGGTGAACTGCATCGCCCCCGCTCTCATCGACACGCCGCTGTTTCGGAGCCTGAAGGAGGACGTGCAGCACTGGCTGGTGCAGACCGTCCCCGTGGGCCGCATCGGTACACCCGAGGACGTGGCCCATGCCGTGGTGTTCTTCGCGTCTGAGGAGGCCAGCTACATCACGGGCCAGGTCCTGTACGTGTGTGGGGGACGGAGCCTGGGAGGCGCCTCGTAG